TGTAGCAGAGGGGCCATGAGAGGCAATGGCGGTCTGAATTGTACCCCACTCCAGATAATGGAGCCGACTTTGCTGCTGGGGTGTGATTGCTACGCTGCATAGGCCACCATTTAAACAGAGCAATTCAGAAGAAGCCCAAAATGAATGAGCGTTTGGTGTCTGCTGAGCCATAAGTGGATTCGCTTCACACCGCTGGTGGCAAAGATGCAAAACACACAAAGGCCAAGAAGAGCTGGTACTTCCACAGCATTCTGCTATCACGGTAAGAAATAAGCTAATGATAGTCAGGAAACATTTATAGACCCCCTGAACTGCAGCTGCTTTTTAATTTAAGTAATTTGTCTCATTAGGATTGTGTGACGAGCCGGGGGATCAACCTAGAAGCTGCTAGAAGGGATTCTGGAAGAAGCTCCAGCAATCAGGGGTTTGTTGCCAATGAGAGGAGATGGCGTCCATTTCCTGCCCTGTCCTGACAACACAGCAGTGTCCTGGAGGCTGTAGACATCGCTCTTGTGCCCCTCTTGGAGTTTACTCCTATTCTTTCATGTGAAAATTACTGAGAGGTTCATTCCTTCTGCTAACAGTACCTCTGATAAAGAAAATGTTCTACTGTAGGACGAGAACAACATCAAATTAGCAGCAGCAATCAAAAAAAGGCAGAGGGAAGCAACCCAACTTAAAATATGATGACAAAAGGTAAGTAATAATTGGTTAATAATACTGCTACATCCATATTAATTGGGTTTGGGGACGGCATACTGATACAGTACATCTGCTACTGAACAAATAGAAAGTCAAGATGGTAGAACCGAGTGGCCAGCATCTACCATATGAAGACCAAGAGAGCAGGCCGAACACATTCCAGCACAACCTCCATGGAAAAGCAGAGAGCCCACTCTGGACTGTCTTCTTGGGAAGGCTGTAATGACATTTGGCCTCAGTGTAGAGCAACGGGCAAAGCACGGATAACACATTAAGGCCCTGTCCCATCACACAGCTTTTAAAGACTTCATAGCTATAACCGTAGCATGTCGGAGGTGATTACCACACGCTGCTGTGACCGCCAGTCATGCAGTGTCACATGTCCAGTGTCTCGGCCAACTTGACTGAGCTCTGTGTATGTGAGAGCTGACAATCAGTGAGCACTAAAGCTGGAAATACAAAACGTATAGTGCAGCTACTAGGAATAAGAAACATGGGTGCTTTCGACCTGGCAAACAGAAGAGAGATGTGTCTGTCAGGTGTTGCATGTTTTGTGAATAAtgatagaatagaaaaaaaaaaggggggggggtctGAACCCACCATACCTGTAAACTCTTGAcacaggcagcacattattagcTGTCAGGAAAAGTATCTCACAATGTGTGAAACTGTGCTGTTTGAACGCTCaaatttgccccccccccccttgtctAGTTGTGTAATCTACCGTCCCCCAGTGACGAGATCAGCAACAGCAGCCATCAAGTCTGACATCCCCTCGTGCAGGAAGAAGTCGTTGACAGAGTTAACAACCGACTGCTGCTTTGCCTCATGCGAAACAAGCATACAGTGGGGTGTGTCGGTACAACAAGCCTGCCATGTGGAGCTCTTTCCAAAGCAGCAGTCtgccagacctttactgcagCCGCTtgcagttgctgcttgtttgttggactttctgccatcagttttatcttcagcaagtgaaatgcatgtccagttggggtTAGTGGGAGCACTCCAGCTTTTAGAGTATCGAAAACTGGAGAATAGATGGAGAACCACAAAGCTGCAGAgacagagtgttaaaaaatataaaaaagctctccttaaagctcgctcagaatactattctacaataatagatagcaataataataatcctcgggtactgtttagaacagttgctaaattaacaaatggaaattcagatatacagtgcaaaataccaacagatattagcagtacagactttatgaacttcaatgagaaaattaaaaatataagatcccagatctcagcatcacagtacaaatcacatactagcttagcagaccctgcctcacattgcattcagcactttagtaattttaatcctgtaactgagcaggaagtattaactttaatttctaaaatgaagcccactacttgttccctagatccagtgccaacaaaactagtaaaaagtgcaatggatgttcttgcagcgcctattctaaacattatcagtagttcattattgcatggcacagtacctgatgcattaaaagtgtcagtcattaaaccgttacttaaaaagtcagacctaaacccacacatactaaataattataagcctatttcaaatttaccctttctctctaaaatactagaaaaagccaatcagcttcagtcacaccttacacattacaatttatttgagaagttCCAGTCTAGtattgtaaacgacattctgatatcctctgatgaaggaaactccactgtaattatgttgttggacgtAAGCAcagtgtttgacaccattgaccattctattttactgcacaggctggaaaatgttgggcttacagacactgtgctcgcttggtttagttcttatttatcaaatcgattccagtacgtacagaaatgtgctgacagtactccatcattatacacagaagtgagatatggtgtcccgcagggctcagtactgggacctttactgttttcactttacatgcttccactgggatctatcattaggaaacataatgttaactacctatctttaaacacagataaaacagagatgttgattattggagggaatgacgctgatcacaacaatattttgtcatcatttaactcagttggagtcACCATTAATTTTAATGAATCAGCCCACattctaggagttatctttgattctagcatgtcatttaaagtgcacactgcaaaaCTATTTGTAACAtgctttttccatcttaaaaatgttggagaattaaggcattttctaatatgcaggatactgagaaattaatttctagtaggattgattactgcaatgcggtgttcactaactgctcaaattgttctttatacagcggTTAGTTCAAAACTGCTGCAAGGATTATTAAAGAATACGAAAGTAgaaaacacataactccagttcctaagtccttacactggctcccggttaagtttagggcacacttcaaaatccttcttttaacatataaagccttaaatggtcgaggtccggcttacttgtctgaacatatcatgacttacaaaccagagcgcacatgaagatctcaagatgccggtctgcttatgactccaaggattaataaaataacaatgggaggtcgagcttttagttacagggcccctaaactgtggaatggtctgcctgctactataagagatgccccttcggtctcagctttcaaatcccagctgaagactcaggttttcagtttagcataccccgaGTAGAGCTACCGATTAGCTGTGCATAGTCCATCTCTGTGGTTAGTCAGATTGACCATCCAACTCAGGGGTGGTGAACTCTAggcctggagtgctgcagtggctacaggttttcattctgacccttttcactgctaattaactttttccccatcactttaatagccctgttagaagagttcagccctctgaattgattcctttcttcattaaatgacagccaagcagaaatgagatgtgaaacaagctaacagatgaccagctaaactggggcttcaaactccaaccaatttcactccaatcactttcttaatgagaagccaaatcttgctgttaattaaacccgttatttaattccatggcttattgctggtctcattctgccacagcacacattttgaaaactgttgtttttctgttctttctaagagcaccgtcaaaatgttttggtgacccgagatcagccttaccaagaccatcacctctctttaatttcagatattgtgtgatgggcacaggggagctggtcatgtggtggcttgttttgtgtctcattattgtttggctgctaattaaagaaaaagaaacaactatggggcctgagtcaagttaattaaaagaagtaatcagcagcaaaaaactggtcactaattaagaagatggtaagaatgaaaacctgctgccactgcggtactcgaggcctggagttcgccacccctgatcTAGCTCTTAAAGAGGATTACTTACATTCTGTGTGTATTGTGTTTACCCCAttgttttgacacccattgcactgtccacctacctggaatggggtctctctctgaattgcctttcccaagattcctttcatttttttccccataaggaatttttttttgttgaatttttcttgtcctcttagggagtcgaggctggggggctgtcaaaaaactgggtctgttaaagcccactgcagcaTTTGTGTGAGTTTGGGCTGTACAAGAAATTGTTGTTCTAAAGCTtcaaagcatatactgtatacatacatatatctctGTTTTTATGATATTTATTCTTAAATACAAAATGGTCATTTTCACTTTACTGTTCCAGGCACTGTGTTAAGTACACTTGAAATGGTAAATTAATGTACAGCAAAGGAGGAACAGAATCAAACTACCTACTGCAATCGTGACTGAGACCTGCTGTTATCACTTTTTGTGGTCTTTCACTGTGCCGTAAATCTATAATTTGTTGCTCTAGGCTgccaattaattttaaagtattcAGAAAATATACTTGTAAATCTGACAATATTATGCCATAGCAGACATGACTCCTGCCCCAACAGAAAAGAAGACCAGACAAGCTAACACAAAACGGATTGTGCTTCTTTACCCAAACATTTATATGATTTTAAACTTAAGAGAGTTAGGACAGATGAGTTTCGGGTGAAACAGGCCCCAACAGGCAGTGCCCATCCATCCACCGAAGACCTCCTCTACACACCACTGTCACTGACACACTTCCCATGGTGAAGCTTGTGTGCTAGAAGCAGATTTGCTTCCTTCTCTCACTTTTGCCACTCTGCCCAACAGCAGCAGCCTTGTCCACTGTTCAGTCCATTTTCTCAAATATGACAAAGACAGCAGATTTGGATTGACATTCTCACAAAGTAACTGAACATtcaagtgtgtcccataactatcCAAAGAAAacccattaaaatgaaaaagtacatttttattttgatagccaacaaaaaaatacatcagTAGTTTTTCTGACTCCATCTACTAACTGCTAGTTTATACTGGTTAAGATGGTGACCAGTttaggaccaaaaaaaaaaaacagactagcAAACTTATAGTTGCTTTAACTTTTAGTTACAATTCTGAACTCATAATATACACATTAAGGGGAGAATCAAATTGATTTACTTGCTGTAGGTACTAATTATCATTCTTAAAGGTTTCACTCCAAATGTAGAAAATTAAGCTAAAGGCCATGAATGCATTTTTGGCTTACAGTGAGGTCAGCTGAGATATCTTCCCCTACACCTTATCATACGGACATTATCTTTACTTGGGAGGGGAACACCAAAATACAAAAGTCTCTTATTGTGTGAGACTCCATTTGTCCACTGCTGTTTTCTTTAGATGAGTGACCCCTGCTGTCAACTTTCTTAATTTAGTCCAAGTTTAGTTTTAGCTGCACATTACACAAATACTACTCAACCATTCAAGGCGATTACTGCCCTGCTGTTCACAGTGCCATATTAGCAGTATAATACTGTGCACTGCAACCAACAAGTTTAAGTCAGCACTGGACAGAATAAACTTCTGATTGGTactgaagaaaaactaaaaaacaccCCTGTCCATGACTGGAAttttcaaacaagaaaaaaaaaatcagttcttgCTGCAAGCCCCTTTTCAGTATACAGCATGgtgaatttttcacattttaccacACAGACAGCATTCTATCTTAAATACTTCAACAGTTTATAACAAGACAAACTATTTTACTTAATGATTTAAAACAAATCTCCTCTGAAAGCCCAATAATTACAATTTGTTTACATGTCCCAATCACCTCTGGCCCTTTACCTACACCCATGTTCTTTGGACTGCCTGACAGTGAACTTGATTGATTGTGGGTAATAACTTGTGATTATTTGTATACAGAAGTGCAATAACATGGTGGTGTAATCTTATTTTTTTGACGACTGTTACTTACAGCCACTTATCAATAAAGCATTtagtcatttttttccctgttaaGACTGGAAAGTGTTTTCTTTCTGGGTGAACTACTGGAAAAACCTGGGGACTGTGATAGTGTGCTAGTGTCTGCAGTATGTTCTGTGACATCCACGTTGGCATCCACAGCAGAGCTGCCATCCAAACTCAAGGGTGAATCAGACGTGACAGGAGCAGGACCCGACTCATGCAGAGAGTTAATGAGGCCAGCTTCATTCATTTCAATGACTTCAAAATCAGCGTCATTCCACTGTTCAGcctcatcttcctcttcataatCGCCATTGAAAGCAGAGTCTGATGACAACAGGGCTTTGCGATCCTCACTGTCTTCCCTCAAATTATTGCCATCCCTCGATTTTCTTCCATCAGCACCTGAAGCAGATGCTAACTTATACATCACTGGAAAAATGATGGCAGTCATGGCAGATGTTCCCAGAGCTGTGTACATGAGCAATGGGTAATCTTGCAGTATCCCCATTAGGTATCCCACTACTGCTGGAATCACCATTTCACCCAAGGCAGCCCCAACCACAAATACTGCAGCAGAACGCCCTGTTACGGTGGTATACTGCTCTACCCATGAAATTCCACTTGGGAAAGTTGTGGCCATCGAGGCACCATAGATAGCCGTGAATATCCACAAGACTACAGAGTTATGGCAGTAAAGTGTGAGTAACAATGATGAGACTGTGCAACCCACCAAGCTGAGAAGAATCATGGTGCCTGGGTGTAGACATGCGGCAAAAAAAATAGCCAGGCCACGGGCAGCTGCAAAAGTACCCCAAAAAAGGGAATTAAGACCAGCTGCCCTGCTCTCATCCATACCAGCAAAGTCTTTAGTATATGTGAAAATGTAAGAGCCATAAGAAACCTCTGCTCCAAcataccaaaagaaaaataaaaatagcaaccCAATGAGAGCATTATGATGCTTGGCCACCAATGGTTTTTCTGCAGAGGCTTTTGTTTTCTCTCGAGATGGACTACTTCTAGAGTACAGCAGGAAAAAAATCAGAGATACTAGCAGAATAAAAGTGCCAATGACGATATAGGCCCACATGGACTTCAAATAAGCAGCCTTACTGTTGTTTACAGTTATAAATTTTACAGTCTGATGCAGCTGGGGGTTTGTGACAGACTTTGGCGTCTCTCTGACTTCCACACTCATATTTGTGCCTAAAGTGGAACTCATGGCGGGCATGTTACCCAGGAGTAATTTGGCAAGGATTGGAGAAACAAAAGCTCCTAGGGCAAAGCTGAAGTGCAAAGCTTGCATATGTGGTCCTGCCTGTTCTCCCCAAGTGTTCAGAGTAAGAACATTTCCACCTGCAAAGAaatgcaaatatatacatattacaagtgtatttttttttatcaaacagaCACAACTTTGTGTAATATTAgtgtaaaattaattaatcaatcaaaacATAATCTAATGGACTAATGCTCCAATATGTCACATCAAAAGTTAGCTGCATTTTCCACATCAAACTTCAGCTTGTCAAGGTACAAATGTAGTGTGAAAGCTTAATGGCCATGTTGCCTTTATATTTTCAAGAAAACAAAGTGTAACAAATATAGTGTAGTAGTTACACAAGATTTTATATACCTATCTATAGccattaacttttatttatttaagtgtaTAAAAGTACTGGAATTAATGTAATACTATAATTGCCTTGCTTACAAACTTGTAATTTTTACACATTACGCTAAGCCATTTATTCGCAGTAAAATCACTACTGTACTACTATTGTGCCATTTTGTTTGAAAGGTAATGTACCATATTTCAAAATGTAGAAAACCCTATTTATCTCAGGAGTTTCTCATGTTGGCTTAGAGAGTTAAAACTTTGTAAAGAAGATCTAAAagttcttgtttttaattttgaacatATTTGAAAATGTGGCTTGACAAGATAATGTACAAGAGTTTCAGTATGAGTTCACAGAATTACCAGAAGCAAAGAAATTAGTAGTAACAAAACCATAACAACACACTTTATAACAAACCTCACCATGTATTTTGGTAAATGTCATATGCTTTATATCAggctagcaaaatacccgtgcttcacagcggcgaagtactgctttaaaattttaaaaaataaactgagggaaaatgtaccaataattatttgttaaggatctctttgtataccatgttgtcagttcacccctccggttgtaatatgaccaagctgtgcgctgagcttactcttgagcatgcaacgtatagttggccatgtgaaaagcaatcttgcctcaaatcaatgccaaccttttgtagggtctgtccctgagacttattaattgtcattgtaaaGCAGAGAAATTGGaggcttttgaattgaaatgggagatcagagggtataacggggatgcgaggaataaaaactctcccctgagccactgccagtaaaaatagttgcctcaattaggttcttttgcaggcatgtgacctgaagtgtcgtgccattacaaagtttcggtggctgtaagtttctcagtaacattattggtgccccaaccttcaaaattagattatgctcaggagtgcctggaggattcagagtgtggaccgagctggaggctatggacgtatatatgtacgtaagtaggattcagttagcgttgggaacccacgtaccaaatttcttgaagatgggcccattaagtaacaaagactgttggaaagttcaatatggcggccgacagtggtgtcataccaccgaaataagtacgtacatcggtttcggttagcgcaaggaagccgcctaccaaattttgtgaagatggggccataaataagaaagtttaacatggcggacgttgtcgaccgttatgaccattacgtgtagaattttgaaatgaaacctgcttaacttttgtaagtaagctgtaaggaatgagcctgtcaaattttagccttctacctacacgggaagttggagagttagtgatgagtgagtcagtgaggtcTTTGCCtttttatagtatatatatgtgtgtatgtgtatgtgtatatatatatatatatatatatatatatatatatatatatatatatatatatatatccatccatccatccatccattgtctccccgcttatccgaggtcgggtcgcgggggcagcagcttgagcagagatgcccagacttccctctcccccggccacttcttctagctcttccgggagaatcccaaggcgttcccaggccagtcgagagacatagtccctccagcgtgtcctgggtcttccccggggcctcctcccggttggacgtgcccggaacacctcaccagggaggcgtccaggaggcatcctgatcagatgcccgagccacctcatctgactcctctcgatgcggaggagcagcggctctactctgagcccctcccggatgactgagcttctcaccctatctttaagggaaagcccagacaccctgcggaggaaactcatttcagccgcttgtattcgcgatctcgttctttcggtcactacccatagctcatgaccataggtgagggtaggaacatagatcgactggtaaattgagagcttcgccttgcggctcagctcctttttcaccacgacagaccgatgcaatgcccgcattactgcggatgccgcaccgatccgcctgtcgatctcacgctccattcttccctcactcgtgaacaagaccccgagatacttgaactcctccacttggggcaggatctcgctaccaaccctgagagggcactccacccttttccggctgaggaccatggtctcggatttggaggagCTGATTCTCAtccccagccgcttcacactcggctgcgaaccgatccagagagagctgaagatcacagcctgatgaagcaaacaggacaacatcatctgcaaaaagcagtgacccaatcctgagcccaccaaaccggaccccctcaacaccctggctgcgcctagaaattctgtccataaaagttatgaacagaatcggtgacaaagggcagccctggcggagtccaactctcactggaaatgggttcgacttactgccggcaatgcggaccaagctctggcaccgatcgtacagggactgaacagcccttatcaggggggccggtaccccatactctcggagtaccccccacaggattccccgagggacacggtcgaatgccttttctaagtccacaaaacacatgtagattggttgggcaaactcccatgcaccctccaggaccctgctaagggtatagagctggtccactgttccgcgaccaggacgaaaaccacactgttcctcctgaatccgaggctcgactatccgacggaccctcctctccaggacccctgaatagacttttccagggaggctgaggagtgtgatccctctgtagttggaacacaccctccgatcccccttcttaaagagggtgaccaccaccccggtctgccaatccagaggcactgtccctgatgtccatgcgatgttgcagaggcgtgtcagccaagacagtcctacaacatccagagccttgaggaactccgggcgtatctcatccacccccggggccctgccaccaaggagttttttgaccacctcggtgacctcagtcccagagatgggggagcccacctctgagtccccaggctctgcttcctcattggaaggcatgttaatgggattgaggaggtcttcgaagtattccccccaccgacccacaacgtcccgagtcgaggtcagcaacacaccatccccaccatatacagtgttgacactgcactgcttccccttcctgagacgccggatggtggaccagaatctcctcgaagccgtccgaaagtcattctccatggcctccccaaactcctcccacgcccgagtttttgcctcagcaaccaccaaagccgcattccgcttggcctgccggtacctatcagctgcctccggggtcccacaggacaaaagggtcctgtaggactccttcttcagcttaacggcatccttcaccgccggtgtccaccagcgggttcggggattgccgccacgacaggcaccgaccaccttacggccacagctccggtcagctgcctcaacaatagaggcacggaacatggcccattcggactcaatgtcccccacctccctcgggatgtggtcgaagttctgccggaggtgggagttgaagctacttctgacagggggctctgccagacgttcccagcagaccctcacaacacgtttgggcctaccacgcctgaccggcatcctcccccaccatcgaagccaactcaccaccaggtggtgatcagttgacag
The sequence above is drawn from the Erpetoichthys calabaricus chromosome 3, fErpCal1.3, whole genome shotgun sequence genome and encodes:
- the mfsd4b gene encoding sodium-dependent glucose transporter 1, whose amino-acid sequence is MSLAAPSATTAGGGVVKKKQVRFARTEEDDEQQDQGEEEEEEEDTLFDKWRDGRKKALQKAAKGFGDSGPSSATVIRRGGSSTASKWPTTLALCASFLGLGMSIAVLGPTFEDLAINVKKNISNISYIFVGRSMGYIGGSVVGGVLFDCVNHHLLLGFAMLITAFGLFAIPFCKKALLLTVLMSIIGITMGFLDTGGNVLTLNTWGEQAGPHMQALHFSFALGAFVSPILAKLLLGNMPAMSSTLGTNMSVEVRETPKSVTNPQLHQTVKFITVNNSKAAYLKSMWAYIVIGTFILLVSLIFFLLYSRSSPSREKTKASAEKPLVAKHHNALIGLLFLFFFWYVGAEVSYGSYIFTYTKDFAGMDESRAAGLNSLFWGTFAAARGLAIFFAACLHPGTMILLSLVGCTVSSLLLTLYCHNSVVLWIFTAIYGASMATTFPSGISWVEQYTTVTGRSAAVFVVGAALGEMVIPAVVGYLMGILQDYPLLMYTALGTSAMTAIIFPVMYKLASASGADGRKSRDGNNLREDSEDRKALLSSDSAFNGDYEEEDEAEQWNDADFEVIEMNEAGLINSLHESGPAPVTSDSPLSLDGSSAVDANVDVTEHTADTSTLSQSPGFSSSSPRKKTLSSLNREKND